The following proteins come from a genomic window of Nostoc sp. ATCC 53789:
- a CDS encoding aldehyde dehydrogenase family protein, producing MTTPLSCRNYINGQWLNAVGEGTLESRNPADKTEIVATFPRSQVNDVDTAVAAARKAYRSWRTVPAPARAEYIFRVGEILLQHKEELAQLISREMGKPLTEARGDVQEGIDCAFYTAGEGRRLFGQTTPSEMSNKFAMTVRMPIGVCALITPWNFPVAIPCWKAMPALVCGNTVILKPAEDTSACATKLIEIFQQAGLPAGVINLVHGVGEEAGKALVEHPNVDLVSFTGSSETGAFVGATCGRTHKRVCLEMGGKNAQIVMEDADLELALDGAVWGAFGTTGQRCTATSRLILHRDIKEKFTAMLYERTSKLRLGAGTDTDTDIGPIINEKQLQQVSKYLDIAREEGAKVLIGGEIANEGSLKNGYFFQPTILDDVTPDMRVAREEIFGPVVALIEVSSFEEAIAILNDSNYGLSSSVYTRDINRAFTAMRDIEAGITYINGPTIGAEVHLPFGGVKQTGNGHREAGTTAMDVFTEWKSVYVDFSGSLQRAQIDNRS from the coding sequence ATGACAACTCCGCTATCTTGCCGCAATTACATCAATGGTCAATGGTTGAATGCTGTAGGGGAAGGAACTTTAGAAAGTCGCAACCCTGCGGACAAAACCGAAATCGTTGCCACATTCCCCCGTTCCCAAGTTAATGATGTAGATACAGCAGTAGCCGCAGCCCGTAAAGCCTACCGCAGTTGGCGCACAGTCCCGGCCCCAGCTAGGGCAGAATACATCTTTCGCGTTGGGGAAATATTACTCCAGCATAAAGAAGAACTTGCCCAGTTAATCAGTCGGGAAATGGGTAAACCCCTAACAGAAGCCAGGGGAGATGTGCAAGAAGGTATTGACTGCGCCTTTTACACTGCTGGCGAAGGACGGCGACTATTTGGGCAAACTACACCATCAGAAATGTCTAATAAATTCGCTATGACTGTGCGAATGCCTATCGGAGTTTGTGCCTTAATCACTCCCTGGAATTTTCCTGTGGCAATTCCTTGCTGGAAAGCTATGCCAGCTTTGGTATGTGGCAACACAGTCATCCTCAAACCTGCCGAAGATACCTCAGCCTGTGCAACTAAATTGATTGAAATTTTCCAACAAGCAGGTTTACCAGCAGGAGTAATTAACTTGGTGCATGGTGTAGGAGAAGAAGCGGGGAAAGCTTTAGTTGAGCATCCCAATGTAGATTTGGTATCGTTTACTGGTTCTTCAGAAACAGGTGCTTTTGTTGGCGCTACTTGTGGACGCACTCACAAACGTGTCTGTCTGGAAATGGGTGGTAAAAATGCCCAAATAGTGATGGAAGATGCCGATTTGGAACTTGCCTTAGATGGTGCGGTGTGGGGTGCTTTTGGAACAACCGGTCAACGATGTACGGCTACTAGTCGCCTGATTTTGCATCGTGATATTAAAGAAAAATTCACCGCCATGCTTTACGAGCGTACTAGTAAGTTACGCTTGGGTGCTGGCACTGATACCGACACAGATATTGGCCCGATTATCAATGAAAAGCAACTCCAACAGGTAAGCAAGTATTTGGATATCGCCCGTGAGGAAGGTGCAAAGGTTTTAATTGGTGGAGAAATTGCCAATGAAGGCTCATTGAAAAACGGTTACTTCTTTCAACCAACTATTTTGGATGATGTAACTCCCGATATGCGAGTTGCCCGTGAAGAGATATTTGGGCCAGTGGTGGCATTAATTGAGGTTAGTTCCTTTGAGGAAGCGATCGCAATTCTCAACGATAGCAATTACGGACTTTCTTCTTCAGTTTACACCCGCGACATCAACCGGGCTTTTACTGCTATGCGCGACATCGAGGCAGGTATCACCTATATTAACGGCCCTACTATCGGCGCAGAGGTACATTTGCCCTTTGGGGGTGTGAAACAAACCGGTAACGGACACCGCGAAGCTGGAACTACTGCAATGGATGTTTTCACAGAATGGAAAAGTGTTTATGTTGACTTTTCTGGAAGTTTGCAACGCGCTCAGATAGATAACCGCAGTTAA